One genomic segment of Chelonia mydas isolate rCheMyd1 chromosome 1, rCheMyd1.pri.v2, whole genome shotgun sequence includes these proteins:
- the LOC102939003 gene encoding thyroid hormone-inducible hepatic protein, giving the protein MEEYFSAIHKMEQVVMFPSLLRGVYMEQQDDTSTGDFGNRDLYEYYIQLKSIKLTVEGRLEPLNESKHQITSRDEVQENEEEADLEGLLYHHFTGLYRVLTHLTRKANALTTKYNEIIGQINQSEMTHTW; this is encoded by the coding sequence ATGGAAGAGTACTTCTCTGCCATCCACAAGATGGAACAAGTGGTTATGTTTCCCAGCCTCCTCAGAGGCGTCTACATGGAACAGCAGGATGACACATCCACTGGTGATTTTGGCAACAGGGACCTGTATGAGTACTACATCCAACTGAAATCCATCAAACTTACAGTGGAAGGTAGACTGGAGCCTCTAAATGAAAGCAAACACCAAATCACCAGCAGAGACGAAGTACAAGAGAACGAAGAAGAGGCCGATCTTGAAGGACTGCTTTATCATCACTTTACAGGCTTGTATCGTGTCCTGACCCATCTGACCAGAAAAGCCAATGCCCTGACCACAAAATACAATGAAATTATAGGACAGATCAACCAGAGTGAAATGACACATACCTGGTGA
- the NDUFC2 gene encoding NADH dehydrogenase [ubiquinone] 1 subunit C2 isoform X1, translated as MVFLPDESRGLPPPPIVNRNSMWLGLVGWATALVDNAFNRRPVIRAGVHRQVLYATVGWCVGYYISKRADYIHAKLDRDLMEYIRQHPEDFKEKATFAKTCLSSRGENCFFRGFLHFPAESDIKWSLA; from the exons ATGGTGTTCTTGCCCGACGAGTCGCGGGGGCTGCCCCCGCCGCCCATCGTGAACAGGAACTCGATGTGGCTGGGCCTGGTGGGCTGGGCGACGGCGCTCGTGGACAACGCCTTCAACCGGCGCCCGGTCATACGAGCTg GAGTACACCGTCAGGTCCTGTATGCCACTGTGGGCTGGTGTGTTGGATATTATATCAGTAAACGTGCAGACTATATTCATGCTAAACTGGACAGAGATCTGATGGAATACATTAGGCAACATCCGGAAGATTTTAAGGAAAAAG CCACATTCGCCAAAACCTGCCTGTCAAGCAGAGGGGAAAACTGCTTCTTCAGAGGGTTTCTTCATTTCCCAGCCGAATCAGATATTAAGTGGAGTTTAGCCTGA
- the NDUFC2 gene encoding NADH dehydrogenase [ubiquinone] 1 subunit C2 isoform X2, producing MVFLPDESRGLPPPPIVNRNSMWLGLVGWATALVDNAFNRRPVIRAGVHRQVLYATVGWCVGYYISKRADYIHAKLDRDLMEYIRQHPEDFKEKDKKILAEVLEDFHPIR from the exons ATGGTGTTCTTGCCCGACGAGTCGCGGGGGCTGCCCCCGCCGCCCATCGTGAACAGGAACTCGATGTGGCTGGGCCTGGTGGGCTGGGCGACGGCGCTCGTGGACAACGCCTTCAACCGGCGCCCGGTCATACGAGCTg GAGTACACCGTCAGGTCCTGTATGCCACTGTGGGCTGGTGTGTTGGATATTATATCAGTAAACGTGCAGACTATATTCATGCTAAACTGGACAGAGATCTGATGGAATACATTAGGCAACATCCGGAAGATTTTAAGGAAAAAG ATAAGAAAATCCTAGCTGAGGTGCTGGAGGACTTCCATCCAATTCGCTGA